AAGGAAGTCGTGAAGGAAAGCCGTCCGATCATCGCTCATTTTCACGAGTGGATGTCATCGATCCCGATCTTGGACATCAAAGAAGAAAATTTACCCGTAAGTACGGTTTTCACCACCCATGCTACCATGCTGGGTCGGGTATTGGCCATGAACGACCCCAAGTTTTACGACGTAATGTCGAAGTACGATTGGAAAGCGAAGGCCAAAAAATACGGGGTGTTGGCCATGACACAGATAGAGCGATGCTGTGCGGAAAAGGCCGACAGTTTTACGACGGTCTCTGAGGTGACCGGTAAAGAATGTGAACATTTGCTCGGCAAAAAGCCTGATTTCGTTACCCCGAACGGCCTCAATATAACGCGGTACGCTGCTTTTCACGAAGTTCAGAATCGTCACGAAAGGTACAAGGAGAAGATCCATGAATTCGTGATCGGGCATTTCTTCAGGAGTTACCCCTTCGATCTTGACAACACGCTTTACTTCTTTACGTCAGGTCGTTATGAGTATCGAAACAAGGGGTACGACATCACCTTGAAGGCCTTGAAGCTCTTGAATGAGATGATGAAGAAAGAAAAGGTCAACAAGACCGTCGTTATGTTCTTCATCACGAATAGGCCTACTTGGAGTATTAATCCGGATGTACTGGAAAGCAGAGGAGTAATGCAAGAGATCCGGAGCAACTGCGAATCGATACAACAGCAAATTGGTAAGAAACTCTTTTATGTGGCCGCTCAATCGACTGAGGGTCATCGCTTACCAAATCTGAACGACCTTATCGACGACTATTGGAAACTTCGCTATAGGAGGACCATACAAAGCTGGAAAACCGATCAGTGGCCTATCATCGTTACCCACAATTTGGTCAACGACACTGATGACGAGATCCTGAATTTCATGCGCGACGAGCAATTGGTCAACAGTCCGCTCGACAAGGTGAAAATGGTATATCACCCCGATTTCATCAGCAGTACGAATCCGCTCTTTGGTCTCGACTACGGCCAATTCGTTCGGGGCTGTCATTTGGGAATTTTCCCGAGCTACTACGAGCCCTGGGGGTATACGCCACTGGAATGTGTCGCACGTGGGATTCCGACCGTAACTTCTGACCTCAGTGGTTTTGGAGTTTACATCGACAAAATGCCCGAAGCACAGCAAGAGGACGGCATTTTTGTTTTGAAGCGCCGCAAGAGGTCCGAAGCACAAGAGGTGAAGGATTTGGCGAATTCCTTACTTCAATTCGTAAAGTCGACTGCGAGGTATCGTATGCTCCAACGTAACAAGCTCGAGAATTTCAGTGAGAATTTCGATTGGGGTGTGTTGCTCGAGTATTACAAGACTGCCTATAGTAAGGCTTTGAAGTCTTAAGCATTTCGAGTTGCCAAAATAGCCCAAACGGTAAGCGGGGGGTGCACAAGAACGAGACGTAGCCATACCACCGCAGGTGGAACACATAGATCATCTGGCACGCAGGAGTTCATTTGTATGAAATACACGTGAGCCGGGATGAAAGCCAATAAAAGAGCAATAATGCCGAAGCCCGCCTTTTTGCGCAGCTTGGGCTCCAACAAGCAAAGAGCGAATGCGATCTCCAATGCTCCGGAGAGGATGTTGATACCCTTTGGAAATGGCACGTAAGGTGGAATTTATGCAAGGTAGAATCCGGGCATGACGAAATGGTTAACTCCGGCCACCATGTAGAAAGCCATTAGAGCTCTTACGCTCCAGAAATTTAATCGGCCAGTTTCCATTTCGTCTTTTTGTGCACATGCCACAAGATAGCTCCAAAGGGAATCCACCACAATAGGTCGTTGGTTATCAAAGTATAACCAAAAGCCCCTGGAGCAATACCGATCGAATAATTGAAAAGAAATCCGGCTGGACCTAGTATTTTTCCGAGGAAACCGACGGCAACAATAGGCCAATGCCGAATGGGATCGTAGCTGGCCCACCAATAACCCAGACCGTAAACTCCAATGACCATTCCCATTCCTTGCCATATCATGGGGTAATTAGGAAGCTCTAAATGGCAAATCTCAAAGAAATGATAGGGAAAGAGTCCAACCCAAAGGCCCCACATCAGATTGTATGCTGCTGCGAGTTGTAAACTTAACCTCATCCATTTTGGTGATTCCGATCTTTCCACGGTTAAATAACAAGGGGCTTATGGGTATGTTCGGAATAACTTACCTTTACCTTGAAGAAAGTACATATATGACATTTAAGGAATTAGGCTTGCACGATGGGCTGATAGAGGCTATCAGTTATATGAATTTCGTGGAAGCGACTCCGATTCAGGAGCAGGCCATCCCGGCCATTATGAACCGGAAAGATGTGCTCGCCTGTGCACAAACGGGAACAGGAAAAACAGCTGCATTTTTATTGCCCATTTTGGATGAACTGGCCGAAAACCCGAGTCAGCATACGACAACTTTGATCGTGGTTCCAACGCGGGAGCTTGCCGTTCAGATAAATCAAGAAATTCAGGGATTCTCCTACTTCATCGGTGTTCATTCGGCCGCTGTGTATGGAGGAGGTGATGGGCGCGAGTGGGATCAGCAAAAGGAGGCTTTGACCAATGGTACTCATGTGATCGTAGCCACTCCGGGCAAGCTGATATCTCACCTTCAGCAAGGGCATGTGAAGT
This genomic interval from Flavobacteriales bacterium contains the following:
- a CDS encoding alkyl hydroperoxide reductase, with protein sequence MRLSLQLAAAYNLMWGLWVGLFPYHFFEICHLELPNYPMIWQGMGMVIGVYGLGYWWASYDPIRHWPIVAVGFLGKILGPAGFLFNYSIGIAPGAFGYTLITNDLLWWIPFGAILWHVHKKTKWKLAD